A window of the Acidimicrobiales bacterium genome harbors these coding sequences:
- a CDS encoding branched-chain amino acid ABC transporter permease, translating to MELLIQRLFDGLYNGAIYAALALALVAIYRSTNLLNFAQGEMAMLSGYITLVLVSPPTAIGASGVVAGTSLASYLPGHPWPAWAAVIGAVVFGAVLGIVIEFVCIRPIQNRSDLTKINVTIGLLVLLNGITVAIWKTNSRALASPFPDGVDDRFIVAGARLRYSSLAVWAVLLVVVLLLGLLLLKTKAGLAFRAITSNPASAQLVGVSVGRTTALGWGVAAGIGAMAASLIGGALVLEPFLMMKLLIFGFAAATIGGLDSPIGAIVGGVIVGMSQSLVPGYLGVPTELSLIPPLVAMVLILLLRPSGLFGSRRVVRV from the coding sequence ATGGAACTGCTGATCCAACGGCTCTTCGACGGCCTCTACAACGGGGCGATCTATGCCGCGTTGGCACTGGCACTCGTTGCGATCTATCGATCGACCAACCTGCTCAACTTCGCCCAGGGCGAGATGGCCATGCTCTCGGGCTACATCACGCTCGTCCTCGTGTCGCCGCCGACCGCGATCGGAGCGTCGGGCGTCGTCGCCGGCACGTCGCTCGCCTCCTACCTGCCCGGTCATCCCTGGCCGGCCTGGGCGGCCGTGATCGGCGCCGTCGTGTTCGGCGCGGTGCTCGGCATCGTGATCGAGTTCGTGTGCATCCGGCCGATCCAGAACCGCTCGGACCTCACCAAGATCAACGTCACCATTGGTCTGCTGGTGTTGCTCAACGGCATCACCGTGGCGATCTGGAAGACCAACAGCCGCGCGTTGGCCAGTCCATTCCCGGACGGCGTCGACGATCGGTTCATCGTCGCCGGCGCCCGGCTTCGGTACAGCAGCCTGGCGGTATGGGCCGTCCTGTTGGTCGTGGTGCTCCTGCTCGGATTGCTGCTGCTCAAAACCAAAGCAGGATTGGCGTTCCGAGCCATCACCTCCAACCCGGCATCGGCCCAGCTCGTCGGGGTGTCGGTCGGGCGCACTACCGCCCTCGGATGGGGGGTGGCCGCGGGGATCGGGGCGATGGCCGCCTCGCTGATCGGCGGTGCGCTCGTCCTCGAGCCCTTCCTGATGATGAAGCTGCTGATCTTCGGGTTCGCAGCGGCCACGATCGGTGGGCTCGACTCGCCGATCGGAGCGATCGTCGGCGGTGTGATCGTCGGCATGTCGCAGAGCCTCGTGCCGGGTTACCTTGGCGTGCCCACCGAGCTTTCGCTGATCCCGCCACTCGTTGCCATGGTGCTGATCCTGTTGCTGCGACCGTCCGGGCTGTTCGGGAGCAGACGGGTGGTGCGAGTGTGA
- a CDS encoding DUF3179 domain-containing (seleno)protein: MSTIAARSIGLIMLLVLAACTGSSGSTPSIADDPTDDGIVLEAAEVFLADPTGVETPRLVELIAADGDHRWVPWLLDLLRLSGNSLVDVRIGEVLEAMTGIPSEARIPDLNHYGGWAQTLGLDGGPGYRAFKAGTYARIDERFGPLLLSVEDQTQLAAIQFGGVPLGGIPELNDPARLTAPEATWMTDDEAVLGVEVDGEAVAYPLRFLSHHELVNDTVGETDIAVVYCTLCRSALVFESVVDGQSLQFQTSGLLLNSNKIMYDVETGTLWHHLLGIGIGGPLAGVELTTRPVQLVEWADWVAEHPDTEVLDTPEPIFFDELERPPIAYDYRPGTAYRSYYDNPDLWFPVLETPGPFDPKTEVVGIDHDGRQLAIELAALDGAIEVEVGGKTFTVTPTGPGAAVTDSMGSLVVSEQSFWFAWYANHPDTDVWQPSE; encoded by the coding sequence ATGTCGACGATCGCTGCTCGGTCGATCGGGTTGATCATGTTGCTGGTCCTGGCTGCGTGCACGGGTTCATCTGGCTCGACCCCATCGATTGCCGACGACCCGACCGACGACGGCATCGTGCTCGAAGCCGCCGAGGTCTTTCTGGCCGATCCGACCGGCGTCGAGACGCCTCGTCTGGTCGAGCTCATCGCCGCCGACGGTGATCATCGCTGGGTGCCCTGGCTGCTCGATCTCCTCCGGCTCAGTGGGAACTCGTTGGTCGACGTTCGGATCGGCGAGGTGTTGGAGGCGATGACCGGCATCCCCAGCGAGGCGCGGATCCCCGACCTGAACCACTACGGCGGGTGGGCCCAGACACTCGGGCTCGATGGTGGCCCCGGCTACCGCGCGTTCAAGGCCGGCACCTACGCCCGGATCGACGAGCGTTTCGGGCCGCTGCTCCTCTCGGTCGAGGACCAGACACAGCTGGCAGCGATCCAGTTCGGTGGTGTGCCGCTCGGCGGGATCCCCGAGCTGAACGACCCCGCCCGGCTCACCGCGCCCGAGGCGACGTGGATGACCGATGACGAGGCGGTGCTGGGTGTCGAAGTCGATGGCGAGGCGGTGGCGTACCCGCTGCGGTTCCTGTCGCATCACGAGCTGGTGAACGACACCGTCGGCGAGACGGATATCGCTGTCGTCTACTGCACGCTTTGCCGGTCGGCGCTCGTCTTCGAGTCGGTGGTCGACGGGCAGAGCTTGCAGTTCCAGACCAGCGGGCTCCTGCTCAACTCCAACAAGATCATGTACGACGTCGAAACCGGAACGCTGTGGCATCACCTCCTCGGTATCGGGATTGGCGGGCCGCTGGCGGGAGTCGAGCTGACGACGCGTCCGGTCCAGCTGGTCGAATGGGCGGACTGGGTCGCCGAGCATCCTGACACCGAGGTACTCGACACACCCGAACCGATCTTCTTCGACGAACTCGAACGCCCACCCATCGCCTACGACTATCGCCCCGGCACGGCCTACCGCAGCTACTACGACAACCCCGATCTGTGGTTCCCGGTGCTCGAGACACCCGGTCCGTTCGACCCGAAGACCGAGGTGGTGGGCATCGACCATGATGGCCGACAGTTGGCGATCGAGTTGGCAGCGCTCGACGGAGCGATCGAGGTCGAGGTTGGCGGCAAGACCTTCACGGTGACGCCGACGGGCCCCGGGGCTGCGGTGACCGACTCGATGGGGTCGCTCGTGGTGAGCGAACAGTCCTTCTGGTTCGCCTGGTACGCCAACCATCCCGACACCGACGTGTGGCAACCGTCGGAGTGA
- a CDS encoding branched-chain amino acid ABC transporter permease produces the protein MALFLQRVIDGLSNGAIFAVVAIALVLIFKATTLINFAQGELAMLGAFLFYVFAVQAFELPLIVAAIIAMALSSLLGVTIERVLVRPFDPQDHLPVVLITLGIFYIVNAVAGDVWNYESRAVPSIFPNGFDDFVSVGGARIFYDSIGMMVGLGLMYLAVYLILNKTKMGLAFRAVSSNTESSRLVGIRVGRILSFGWAAACAFGTLGAILVAPRLTLHPNMMAPILVYALAGAAFGGLDSIGGAAIGGIVVGLINSVGLGYLTGFEPFEAFRATPLVPPVILLLTVLWFRPSGMFGTKRIERV, from the coding sequence ATGGCACTCTTCCTCCAACGCGTCATCGATGGATTGTCGAACGGAGCAATCTTCGCCGTCGTCGCCATCGCCCTGGTGCTGATCTTCAAGGCCACCACGCTGATCAACTTCGCCCAGGGCGAGCTGGCCATGCTCGGTGCCTTCCTCTTCTACGTCTTTGCGGTGCAAGCGTTCGAGTTGCCGCTGATCGTGGCGGCCATCATTGCCATGGCGCTGTCATCGCTCTTGGGCGTGACGATCGAACGGGTGCTGGTTCGCCCGTTCGATCCGCAAGACCACTTACCTGTGGTGCTGATAACCCTTGGCATCTTCTACATCGTGAATGCGGTGGCCGGTGATGTCTGGAACTATGAGTCCCGAGCGGTGCCGAGCATCTTCCCCAACGGGTTCGACGACTTCGTCTCGGTAGGGGGCGCTCGCATCTTCTACGACTCGATCGGCATGATGGTGGGCCTCGGCCTCATGTACCTGGCGGTCTACCTCATCCTCAACAAGACCAAGATGGGTCTGGCCTTCCGGGCCGTGTCGTCCAACACCGAGTCATCTCGACTCGTCGGGATCCGGGTCGGTCGCATCCTCAGCTTCGGCTGGGCGGCGGCCTGTGCCTTTGGCACGCTGGGCGCCATCCTCGTGGCTCCCCGCCTCACCCTGCACCCGAACATGATGGCGCCGATCCTGGTCTACGCCTTGGCCGGGGCCGCCTTCGGTGGACTCGACTCGATCGGTGGTGCGGCCATCGGTGGCATCGTCGTCGGCCTGATCAACAGTGTCGGGCTCGGCTACCTCACAGGATTCGAGCCCTTCGAGGCCTTCCGGGCGACGCCACTGGTGCCGCCGGTGATCCTGTTGCTGACCGTCTTGTGGTTCCGACCCTCCGGGATGTTCGGCACCAAACGAATCGAACGAGTGTAG
- a CDS encoding HAD-IA family hydrolase yields the protein MTTPTHSSSTPFRAVFFDFGGVVISSPFIELNQYEADHGIPLDFIRQLNAKNTNDNAWARFERREISVEEFDAAFAAESEAAGHRIPGAELIGLLEGEIRPAVVEAVATIKNNGYIVACLTNSTGTDHREEVLAVKAMFDFVIDSNAVGTRKPEPEFFERSCELAGVQPAEVIFLDDLGMNLKPAREMGMTTIKVLDEAQLLRDLGELLDLDLGA from the coding sequence ATGACCACACCTACGCACTCGTCGTCGACCCCGTTTCGCGCGGTGTTCTTCGACTTCGGTGGGGTGGTGATCTCGAGTCCGTTCATCGAGCTGAACCAGTACGAGGCCGACCATGGCATCCCGCTCGACTTCATCCGTCAGCTCAACGCCAAGAACACCAACGACAACGCCTGGGCCCGATTCGAGCGGCGCGAGATCAGCGTCGAGGAGTTCGATGCCGCCTTCGCCGCCGAGTCCGAAGCGGCCGGCCACCGAATCCCAGGAGCGGAACTGATCGGCCTGCTCGAAGGCGAGATTCGCCCGGCGGTGGTCGAGGCCGTCGCGACGATCAAGAACAACGGCTACATCGTGGCGTGCCTCACGAACAGCACCGGTACGGACCACCGCGAGGAGGTCCTTGCCGTCAAAGCCATGTTCGACTTCGTGATCGACTCCAACGCCGTCGGTACCCGCAAACCCGAGCCCGAGTTCTTCGAGCGTTCGTGCGAGTTGGCGGGCGTCCAACCGGCCGAGGTGATCTTCCTCGACGATCTCGGCATGAACCTCAAACCGGCCCGCGAGATGGGCATGACCACCATCAAGGTGCTCGACGAAGCCCAGCTCCTGCGCGACCTCGGAGAACTCCTCGATCTGGACCTGGGCGCCTGA
- a CDS encoding ABC transporter substrate-binding protein has protein sequence MNKSTLMRALAMLFALSLAAAACGGSSSDGASAGSDEGTSEGESGGEGGDLGGVDEDAAKEAISGSGDTEGEGETEEETEPAAELASIEDYEALWAEQRAAIVEDIKANGYGVDDAGMLTGPGGWTADLSGCPAEWSDTEGIVDGTITLGLSIAQSGTLAAYGNIATGMEAYFNYVNDNGGIGPDGLQVALSVKDDAYDAALTQEYVEEFLGSIKPFSVQTLGTPNTFSVRDRLNDACVPHPMALTGHPAWGDPQGYPWTTGLQLNYFTEGVLWAGWIEANMADQAPVKVAALVADNDFGLAYEAGFMSAAEGSDVIDPDVELVRHDAAAATLTNEITTLAAANPAVFIAMTAGAPCTIAFQEAARAGIVETAEAVWAPSVCATASFLGPAEDAADGWLALGGGWKDMADENFRTNDVYVKWAVETMDAAGADSTIGLVGTGFGEFGWPHIQALQIAAELDGGVTRTNYMIALRALDMTHPALLEGVAFSNNGAEDAYLVEGTQINKWNAATQSSEQIGDVIDLNGSSGTCSWTESGCA, from the coding sequence ATGAACAAGTCCACACTGATGCGAGCGCTGGCGATGCTCTTCGCCTTGTCGCTTGCGGCTGCCGCTTGCGGTGGCTCCAGCTCTGATGGGGCCAGCGCCGGCTCCGACGAGGGAACGAGCGAAGGCGAATCGGGCGGCGAAGGCGGCGACCTCGGTGGTGTCGATGAAGACGCAGCCAAGGAGGCCATTTCCGGCTCCGGCGACACGGAAGGCGAAGGCGAGACCGAGGAAGAGACCGAGCCTGCGGCCGAACTCGCCTCGATCGAAGACTACGAGGCCCTGTGGGCCGAGCAGCGCGCCGCGATCGTCGAAGACATCAAGGCCAACGGCTACGGCGTCGACGACGCCGGCATGCTGACCGGTCCTGGTGGCTGGACCGCCGACCTGTCGGGCTGCCCCGCCGAGTGGAGCGATACCGAAGGCATCGTCGACGGCACCATCACCCTTGGTCTTTCGATCGCCCAGTCCGGCACCCTCGCCGCCTACGGCAACATTGCCACCGGTATGGAGGCCTACTTCAACTACGTGAACGACAACGGCGGCATCGGCCCTGACGGTCTGCAGGTTGCCCTCTCGGTGAAGGACGACGCCTACGACGCCGCCCTCACCCAGGAGTACGTCGAGGAATTCCTCGGTTCGATCAAGCCGTTCAGTGTCCAGACGCTCGGTACCCCGAATACCTTCTCGGTGCGTGACCGCCTGAACGACGCCTGTGTGCCGCACCCGATGGCCCTCACCGGCCACCCGGCGTGGGGCGATCCGCAGGGTTACCCCTGGACCACCGGTCTCCAGCTCAACTACTTCACCGAGGGTGTGCTGTGGGCAGGCTGGATCGAGGCCAACATGGCTGATCAGGCGCCCGTCAAGGTCGCCGCCCTCGTGGCTGACAACGACTTCGGCCTCGCCTACGAGGCCGGCTTCATGAGCGCCGCCGAAGGATCCGACGTGATCGATCCCGACGTCGAGCTCGTGCGCCACGACGCGGCAGCCGCCACGCTGACCAACGAGATCACCACGCTGGCTGCGGCCAACCCGGCGGTCTTCATCGCCATGACGGCTGGCGCTCCCTGCACCATCGCCTTCCAGGAAGCGGCTCGTGCCGGCATCGTCGAGACGGCGGAAGCTGTCTGGGCACCGTCGGTGTGCGCCACCGCTTCGTTCCTCGGCCCGGCCGAGGATGCAGCCGACGGCTGGCTCGCCCTCGGCGGTGGCTGGAAGGACATGGCCGACGAGAACTTCCGTACCAACGACGTCTACGTCAAGTGGGCAGTCGAGACCATGGACGCCGCCGGTGCTGACAGCACCATCGGCCTCGTCGGCACCGGCTTCGGTGAGTTCGGCTGGCCCCACATCCAGGCCCTGCAGATTGCTGCAGAGCTCGATGGCGGCGTCACCCGTACCAACTACATGATTGCGCTTCGTGCCCTCGACATGACCCACCCGGCTCTGCTCGAAGGCGTGGCCTTCTCCAACAACGGCGCCGAAGACGCCTACCTGGTCGAAGGTACGCAGATCAACAAGTGGAACGCTGCGACCCAGAGCTCGGAGCAGATCGGTGATGTGATCGACCTCAACGGGTCGTCCGGCACCTGCTCCTGGACCGAGTCCGGCTGCGCCTGA
- a CDS encoding ABC transporter ATP-binding protein codes for MSEPNDGVLTIQNLEVVYSDVILAVRGVSLDVPSGAIVALLGANGAGKTTVLRAISGLLGNHRGRITKGSITLGGLDITARSTASIVGHGLAQVMEGRRIFADLTVQENLRAGALVRRPGRDELDAAYAHVLGLFPVLKDRWESSAGYLSGGEQQMLAIGQALMSRPRILLLDEPSLGLAPRVIDQIRDVISDINRSGTAVLLIEQNAQMALSIADHAYILENGKVAKDGPADELRDDRDIQEFYLGMGEGGRTRLDQVKSYRRHRSWSS; via the coding sequence TTGAGCGAACCGAATGACGGGGTGCTGACGATCCAGAACCTCGAGGTGGTCTACAGCGATGTGATCCTGGCGGTGCGCGGGGTCAGCCTCGACGTGCCGAGTGGCGCCATCGTTGCGCTCCTCGGCGCCAATGGCGCCGGCAAGACCACCGTGCTCCGCGCGATCAGCGGTCTGCTCGGCAACCACCGGGGCCGGATCACCAAGGGCTCGATCACCCTCGGCGGCCTCGACATCACCGCTCGGTCGACGGCGAGCATCGTGGGTCACGGCCTGGCGCAGGTGATGGAAGGACGGCGGATCTTCGCCGACCTCACGGTGCAGGAGAACCTTCGGGCCGGTGCGCTGGTGCGCCGGCCCGGTCGCGACGAACTGGACGCCGCGTACGCCCACGTCCTCGGGCTGTTCCCCGTGCTGAAAGATCGGTGGGAGAGTTCCGCCGGCTACCTCTCCGGCGGGGAACAGCAGATGCTCGCCATCGGACAGGCGCTGATGTCGAGACCTCGCATCCTGCTGCTGGACGAGCCGTCGCTCGGTCTGGCTCCTCGGGTGATCGATCAGATCCGAGACGTCATCAGCGACATCAACCGGAGTGGCACTGCCGTGCTGCTCATCGAGCAGAACGCACAGATGGCGCTGTCGATCGCCGACCACGCCTACATCTTGGAGAACGGCAAGGTGGCGAAGGACGGGCCGGCCGACGAGCTGCGTGATGACCGCGACATCCAGGAGTTCTACCTGGGAATGGGAGAGGGCGGTCGCACGCGGCTCGATCAGGTGAAGAGCTACCGCCGTCACCGGAGTTGGAGTTCGTGA
- a CDS encoding branched-chain amino acid ABC transporter permease, translated as MTTLLSSVGTLVRRAGVPGVLLTIIVVALPLLLSDLRLNQLTRQLVLVLAILGVSMLTGRAGVVSLGHGVFVGIGAFATASSAQAGVPLLLAVPVGIVVAAAFGVILGLPALRVRGPHLALITLGTALAFEPLAKKVPAYTGGSSGIRFDTSSFDAPSVFGGRDATAEWHYVVSLLVIAGWFVLARNLNNSRVGRAIQATNDNEIAAATFGISARWAKTGALGISAAMAGTGGALYAVLTSFLLSSEFDALLSFRLYAAAVLGGVQSLAGPIYGIIVLVVVPEIAERISFLGNQDIVFGLAVVLVTLLAPGGAAEAIGRLRNLRGGRRVR; from the coding sequence GTGACCACGCTGCTCTCGAGTGTCGGCACCCTGGTCCGGCGAGCGGGCGTGCCCGGTGTTCTGCTCACCATCATCGTGGTAGCGCTCCCGCTGCTCCTCAGCGATCTCCGTCTCAACCAACTCACCCGCCAGCTGGTGCTGGTGCTCGCGATTCTCGGCGTCAGTATGTTGACCGGACGAGCGGGCGTGGTCTCGCTCGGCCACGGGGTGTTCGTCGGCATCGGCGCCTTCGCCACGGCGAGCTCGGCACAGGCCGGTGTACCACTCCTACTTGCGGTGCCGGTCGGCATCGTCGTCGCTGCCGCGTTTGGTGTCATCCTCGGCCTGCCAGCTTTGCGAGTTCGGGGACCGCACCTGGCGCTGATCACGCTGGGCACGGCGTTGGCGTTCGAGCCGCTGGCCAAAAAGGTTCCGGCGTACACGGGGGGATCGAGCGGCATCCGGTTCGACACCTCGTCGTTCGACGCACCCTCGGTGTTCGGTGGGCGCGACGCCACCGCCGAGTGGCACTACGTCGTGTCGCTCCTCGTGATCGCCGGATGGTTCGTGCTCGCCCGGAACCTGAACAACAGTCGTGTCGGCCGTGCCATCCAAGCCACCAACGACAATGAGATTGCCGCCGCAACCTTCGGTATTTCGGCACGCTGGGCGAAGACCGGAGCGCTGGGGATCTCGGCCGCCATGGCGGGAACCGGTGGAGCGCTCTACGCCGTCCTCACCTCGTTCCTCCTGAGCTCGGAGTTCGATGCCCTACTGTCGTTCCGGCTGTACGCCGCGGCCGTACTCGGCGGTGTGCAGTCGCTGGCCGGCCCGATCTACGGCATCATCGTCCTGGTGGTGGTTCCCGAGATCGCCGAGCGGATCTCGTTCCTCGGCAACCAAGACATCGTGTTCGGCCTTGCGGTCGTCCTCGTCACCTTGCTCGCTCCCGGTGGCGCGGCCGAAGCCATCGGCCGACTGCGGAATCTTCGAGGTGGCCGCCGGGTTCGTTGA
- a CDS encoding branched-chain amino acid ABC transporter permease, with product MALVVQQGSSQHRNLKIAGYGLLTVVLLIAPIILPEFQVGRLNRAIAIATAVLGLNLVVGFSGLLALCQSAFIAIGAFVCATLVHESNWDYWMTVPFAMFAAFLFGLLLGVPALRIKGLYLAMATVAFAAAFPSLTKLELFGIARRTGGANGLKINEAIVPTSVAEGLGFSVDKPFQYRYYWILLLAVLCFVGVANLLKSRPGRAVVAIRDNETGAAVSGVDIRRVKVINFGLSAAIGGLAGVMYAMNTGFVAETSFTFVLMVDLLVALVIGGVATIQGPIFGALVVVFVREFTKNISIPLGFYTLDGDGPLSQAIFGIILIAVVFFAPHGIAGFVKKYSPRFVQVIPTPPTGGATATTARTSAADLEVAAQ from the coding sequence ATGGCTTTGGTTGTTCAACAAGGAAGCTCCCAGCACCGCAATCTCAAGATCGCGGGCTATGGCCTGCTCACCGTGGTGCTGCTCATTGCACCGATCATTCTCCCCGAGTTCCAGGTCGGTCGTCTCAATCGAGCGATCGCCATCGCCACCGCCGTCCTCGGCCTGAACTTGGTCGTCGGTTTCTCGGGTCTCCTGGCACTCTGTCAGTCGGCCTTCATTGCCATCGGTGCGTTCGTCTGCGCCACGCTGGTGCACGAGAGCAACTGGGACTACTGGATGACCGTCCCGTTCGCAATGTTTGCGGCATTCCTGTTCGGGCTGTTGCTCGGTGTTCCGGCGCTGAGGATCAAGGGCTTGTATCTGGCCATGGCTACGGTCGCCTTCGCCGCAGCCTTCCCGAGCCTCACCAAGCTCGAGTTGTTCGGCATCGCACGGCGGACCGGTGGCGCCAATGGACTCAAGATCAATGAGGCCATCGTTCCCACGAGTGTTGCTGAAGGCCTCGGGTTCAGTGTCGACAAGCCCTTCCAGTATCGCTACTACTGGATCCTGCTTTTGGCGGTGCTGTGCTTCGTTGGTGTGGCCAATCTGCTGAAGAGTCGCCCCGGCCGAGCCGTCGTTGCCATTCGCGACAACGAGACCGGTGCGGCCGTGAGCGGCGTCGACATCCGACGGGTGAAGGTCATCAACTTCGGTCTCAGCGCCGCCATTGGCGGTCTGGCCGGCGTGATGTACGCCATGAACACCGGCTTCGTCGCCGAGACCAGCTTCACCTTCGTGCTCATGGTCGACCTGCTGGTCGCCCTGGTCATTGGTGGTGTCGCCACCATCCAAGGCCCGATCTTCGGTGCGTTGGTCGTGGTGTTCGTTCGGGAGTTCACCAAGAACATCTCGATCCCGCTCGGCTTCTACACCCTCGACGGCGACGGACCCCTGTCGCAGGCCATCTTCGGCATCATCCTGATCGCGGTGGTGTTCTTCGCTCCGCACGGCATCGCCGGCTTCGTGAAGAAGTACTCGCCTCGGTTCGTTCAGGTCATTCCCACGCCTCCGACCGGTGGTGCCACTGCGACGACGGCCCGCACTTCGGCCGCCGACCTCGAGGTCGCCGCCCAGTAG
- a CDS encoding SDR family NAD(P)-dependent oxidoreductase — MTRLTSRSRSVAGKRVIVTGAASGMGRATAHLFADEGAQVAIVDLDPERVLAVADEIRDAHGPDAAAEFPCDVSDHAAIKQLVADVVERFGGVDALINNAGVALPTSALQEEKSYEENWAKTLTVNLTAHSWLVRACLPHLQSAPDGGRVVNIASTEAIVTTAGMTAYTASKSGVVGLTKSLAVELGRLGITVNCICPGPINTGMTAGIDDETKQIYAKRKVPLRRYGDPEEVAHITVSMCMPAASYLNGAIVPVDGGMSIRHT, encoded by the coding sequence ATGACTCGATTGACCTCTCGTTCTCGTTCCGTCGCCGGCAAGCGGGTGATCGTCACCGGTGCTGCGTCGGGCATGGGCCGCGCCACCGCCCACCTCTTCGCCGACGAGGGAGCCCAGGTTGCGATCGTCGACCTCGATCCCGAGCGCGTGCTGGCCGTCGCCGACGAGATCCGCGACGCGCACGGTCCCGATGCAGCGGCGGAGTTCCCCTGCGATGTGAGCGATCACGCAGCGATCAAGCAGCTCGTCGCCGATGTCGTCGAACGGTTCGGCGGCGTCGACGCCTTGATCAACAATGCCGGTGTGGCGCTGCCCACGTCGGCCCTCCAGGAAGAGAAAAGCTACGAGGAGAACTGGGCCAAGACCCTGACGGTCAACCTCACGGCCCACTCCTGGCTGGTGCGAGCATGCTTGCCACACCTCCAGTCGGCGCCCGACGGTGGGCGTGTGGTCAACATCGCCTCCACCGAAGCCATCGTCACCACGGCCGGCATGACCGCCTACACCGCCAGCAAGTCGGGCGTGGTCGGCCTCACCAAGAGCCTTGCGGTCGAACTCGGTCGGCTCGGCATCACGGTGAACTGCATCTGCCCCGGACCGATCAACACCGGCATGACCGCCGGTATCGACGACGAGACGAAGCAGATCTACGCCAAGCGCAAGGTGCCGCTGCGTCGCTACGGCGATCCGGAGGAGGTGGCGCACATCACGGTCAGCATGTGCATGCCGGCCGCCAGCTACCTCAACGGGGCGATCGTGCCGGTCGACGGCGGCATGAGCATCCGCCACACCTGA
- a CDS encoding ABC transporter ATP-binding protein, whose translation MTIDPAGSASTTSTTATAKPLLDVRNVSLSFGGVHALTDVSYQVDDGELFAVIGPNGAGKTSIFNCLNAVYRPQTGAALLDGVDLLQLRPVDTAELGVARTFQNLALFTNLSVIDNLMLGRHHRLRSGPISGPLWWGKARREERIQRQRCAEIADLLDLADYGSMPVGALPYGVQKRIELGRAVAMEPRLLLLDEPVAGMNQEETEDTARHILQIRRELGIATMLVEHQMDLVMDLADRVMVLNFGSVVAIGTPDEIQRNAKVHEVYLGSEAS comes from the coding sequence ATGACCATCGACCCCGCTGGCTCCGCCTCGACCACCTCCACCACCGCTACCGCCAAGCCGCTCCTCGACGTGCGAAACGTCTCGCTGTCGTTCGGTGGCGTCCATGCGCTCACCGATGTGAGCTACCAAGTCGACGACGGTGAGCTGTTCGCCGTGATCGGGCCGAACGGTGCAGGCAAGACCTCGATCTTCAACTGCCTCAACGCGGTCTATCGGCCCCAGACCGGCGCGGCGTTGCTCGACGGCGTCGACCTCCTCCAGCTGCGGCCGGTCGATACGGCCGAACTCGGTGTCGCTCGCACCTTCCAGAACCTGGCCTTGTTCACGAACCTGTCGGTGATCGACAACCTGATGCTGGGTCGTCACCACCGCTTGCGCTCGGGCCCGATCTCCGGCCCGCTGTGGTGGGGCAAGGCCCGCCGAGAGGAGCGCATCCAGCGGCAACGTTGCGCCGAGATCGCCGACCTCCTCGATCTCGCCGACTACGGCAGCATGCCGGTGGGGGCGCTGCCCTACGGCGTGCAGAAGCGCATCGAGCTCGGACGGGCCGTGGCGATGGAGCCGCGGTTGCTACTGCTCGATGAACCCGTGGCCGGCATGAATCAGGAGGAGACCGAGGACACCGCACGCCACATTCTCCAGATCCGTCGTGAGCTCGGTATTGCCACCATGCTCGTTGAGCACCAGATGGATCTGGTGATGGACCTCGCCGATCGGGTGATGGTCCTCAACTTCGGGTCGGTCGTCGCGATCGGGACCCCTGACGAGATCCAGCGCAACGCGAAGGTCCACGAGGTCTATCTCGGAAGCGAGGCGTCATGA